From the genome of Gemmatimonadales bacterium, one region includes:
- a CDS encoding NAD-dependent epimerase/dehydratase family protein, which produces MTRLLVTGAGGFVGRWLVRAARAQGMQVVASVLPGAALPPEWAVTDGLPPVVAVAADLRETTDLQRLAETTPDAVVHLAAIASGAAARQDPAAALAVNAEATAVLVSLIAHSGSPRFLFVSSGEVYGPGHAGPIDESTPRSPRSPYAVSKAAGEGAVLAQGKAGLPVIVARPFTHTGPDQAADYVLPALAHRLVEAKRRGSTTIRTGNLNPVRDFLDVRDVVRAYLLLLEHGEAGTIYNVASGTGRKLADCFAELAALIGVDARAEMDAALARPDDIPVLIGDASRLRRATGWVPEIPFDRTLQDLVHAQAD; this is translated from the coding sequence GTGACCCGACTCCTCGTCACCGGCGCCGGCGGCTTCGTGGGGCGCTGGCTGGTGCGGGCCGCTCGCGCGCAGGGAATGCAGGTCGTCGCCTCGGTCCTGCCGGGCGCGGCACTTCCCCCGGAATGGGCCGTCACCGACGGCCTCCCGCCGGTCGTGGCCGTCGCGGCCGATCTGCGGGAGACAACCGACCTTCAGCGTCTCGCGGAAACCACACCCGACGCCGTCGTCCACCTCGCCGCCATCGCTTCCGGTGCTGCGGCTCGGCAGGACCCGGCCGCAGCACTCGCCGTCAATGCCGAAGCGACCGCCGTCCTGGTGAGCCTCATCGCTCACTCGGGTTCGCCCAGGTTCCTCTTCGTCTCGAGCGGCGAGGTGTACGGCCCCGGACACGCCGGACCAATCGATGAATCGACGCCGCGATCGCCGCGATCGCCGTATGCGGTGAGCAAGGCTGCGGGCGAAGGAGCGGTTCTGGCGCAAGGGAAAGCGGGGTTGCCGGTCATCGTGGCGAGGCCGTTCACCCACACCGGTCCCGATCAGGCCGCCGACTACGTCCTGCCGGCCCTGGCGCACAGGCTCGTCGAAGCCAAACGCCGAGGATCCACGACGATCAGGACGGGGAATCTCAACCCCGTCCGTGATTTTCTTGATGTCCGCGACGTGGTCCGCGCCTACTTGCTGCTGCTGGAACACGGCGAAGCGGGAACGATTTACAATGTGGCGAGCGGCACCGGCCGCAAGCTCGCCGACTGCTTCGCCGAGCTGGCCGCGCTGATCGGCGTCGACGCTCGCGCGGAGATGGATGCGGCGCTCGCACGCCCCGACGATATTCCGGTCCTCATCGGCGACGCGTCGCGACTGCGCCGCGCCACCGGCTGGGTGCCGGAGATTCCTTTCGACCGTACGCTCCAGGATCTGGTGCATGCCCAAGCGGACTGA